TAAATACCATATATAAATCATCAATTTTGCCCTCTATTATTTCATCATTTGCATTCACAAATAATACACCCTCCTTTTAAATAACTTTTTCGCGTTTTCCAACACTCTTAATAGTTAGCTTATTTGTAAGAGTATCAAAGACAATAGTCCTTCCACAAGAACCTAATACATCTTCAGAAACAATAGAAATATTCAACTTAGCTAATGTCTCTTTGCATGATTTTACATTTTTTTCTCCAATGGTAAAAATACTACTACCAGAGTTTTTAAAATTAAACATATGTGCACCACCAGCTAACTTAGCTTTTATAAGTCTTTGGTTAGCCCCGGATTTTATCATTTGCTCATATAATAAATAAATTCCACTATCTGCATATTTCGATTTATTATCCATTTTCTTATCAACCTTTGAATCTGGAAGTAAAATATGTACTAATCCTGCAATTTTATTTATTTCATCATACAAAACAACTCCACAACATGACCCAAGTCCAACCGTCATTATTTTTTCTGGTGCTCTTACAATGTTAGATTCTGCTATTCCTACTGTTATAATTTTCATTAACTGTTCTCCTAACAAGCAAAACCTAATGAAGATAGTAATTTCTCACATGACTCAACTTTAGGAATAAAGTAATATTT
The nucleotide sequence above comes from Paraclostridium bifermentans. Encoded proteins:
- a CDS encoding chemotaxis protein CheD, translated to MKIITVGIAESNIVRAPEKIMTVGLGSCCGVVLYDEINKIAGLVHILLPDSKVDKKMDNKSKYADSGIYLLYEQMIKSGANQRLIKAKLAGGAHMFNFKNSGSSIFTIGEKNVKSCKETLAKLNISIVSEDVLGSCGRTIVFDTLTNKLTIKSVGKREKVI